Proteins from a single region of Alphaproteobacteria bacterium LSUCC0719:
- a CDS encoding cobalamin-independent methionine synthase II family protein, producing MTIETTHVGSLPRGDDLSALLLAKDKGEAYDSAQFETTVQVAINEAVRLQRQAGVTIVSDGELGKVGYSTYMQERLSGFGGHIERRPAKDLAAHPDLARKLSAVMGSQEFTRASCIDEVTLVNLQPALDDIRRYKAALEEEGAGTRAFMNAASPGLITAFQVNRYYPDHEAYLSALVAAMRPEYEAILDAGFDIQFDCPDLAMSSHTGYQDASETEFLKIAAANVEALNAATEGLPRDRMRMHLCWGNYEGPHDHDIPLEKVIDIVLAARPSTILFESANPCHEHEWTVWRDARIPDDKILAPGVIDTCSNYVEHPELIAQRLARFIDIVGVDRVIASTDCGFGTFAGYGKIDPGVTWKKLANLRQGADLAEKNCR from the coding sequence ATGACAATTGAAACCACCCATGTTGGCAGCCTTCCCCGCGGGGATGATCTTTCGGCCCTCCTGTTGGCGAAGGACAAGGGTGAAGCCTATGACAGCGCCCAGTTCGAGACCACGGTTCAGGTCGCCATCAATGAAGCGGTGCGTCTGCAGCGTCAGGCAGGTGTCACCATCGTCTCTGACGGCGAGTTGGGCAAGGTCGGATATTCAACCTATATGCAGGAACGGCTAAGCGGCTTTGGTGGTCACATTGAACGCAGGCCGGCAAAGGATCTGGCAGCGCATCCCGATCTTGCCAGAAAACTCAGCGCTGTTATGGGAAGTCAGGAATTCACACGCGCATCATGTATTGACGAGGTCACACTTGTTAATCTTCAGCCGGCGCTTGATGATATTCGCCGGTACAAGGCAGCACTCGAGGAAGAGGGCGCTGGCACCAGGGCTTTCATGAATGCCGCATCGCCCGGATTGATCACGGCCTTTCAAGTCAATCGCTATTATCCAGATCATGAGGCGTATCTGAGCGCACTTGTCGCGGCCATGCGGCCGGAATATGAAGCGATCCTTGATGCCGGTTTTGACATCCAGTTTGATTGTCCCGACCTCGCAATGTCGTCGCATACCGGGTATCAGGATGCATCCGAAACTGAATTCCTGAAGATTGCTGCCGCAAATGTCGAGGCGCTGAATGCGGCCACAGAGGGACTTCCCCGGGATCGGATGCGCATGCATCTGTGCTGGGGCAATTATGAAGGGCCGCACGACCACGATATTCCGTTGGAGAAGGTTATCGATATTGTTCTGGCAGCGCGGCCAAGTACCATTCTGTTCGAAAGCGCCAACCCTTGTCATGAGCATGAATGGACCGTGTGGCGAGACGCCCGGATCCCCGATGACAAAATTCTTGCTCCCGGTGTGATCGACACCTGTTCAAACTATGTCGAACATCCTGAATTGATTGCCCAGCGGCTTGCCCGGTTCATCGACATTGTTGGCGTGGACAGGGTTATTGCCAGTACCGATTGCGGTTTTGGCACCTTTGCCGGCTATGGCAAGATCGATCCGGGTGTGACCTGGAAGAAGCTTGCGAACCTGCGACAGGGCGCGGATCTGGCGGAAAAAAACTGCAGGTGA
- a CDS encoding response regulator transcription factor: MKVLIIEDARDFAQPLKNFFSLDGHTNDHACTLGEAREFMDVSHYDMILLDIMLPDGDGRRFLNEMRSRNDDSPVIVMTARSEVSDRIDLLDIGADDYIVKPFEFAELEARCRAVLRRHKGQSQLQLAFGQVVLHPLLATLEHGGTTHSLRNRELRLLEVFFNSPEIYFTKEQLTDRLFSISESVTENAIEVYIGRLRKKLAGSDARIETVRGIGYRLVST; encoded by the coding sequence ATGAAGGTACTTATAATTGAAGATGCACGCGACTTTGCCCAGCCACTGAAGAATTTCTTCAGCCTGGATGGGCACACCAATGATCATGCCTGCACTCTTGGTGAAGCCAGGGAGTTCATGGATGTCTCACATTATGACATGATCCTTCTCGATATCATGCTTCCGGACGGTGATGGCCGGAGGTTTCTCAATGAAATGCGTTCCCGCAATGATGATTCACCGGTCATTGTGATGACCGCCCGCTCGGAAGTATCAGACCGCATTGACCTTCTTGATATTGGTGCTGACGACTATATCGTGAAACCGTTTGAATTCGCGGAACTTGAAGCACGCTGCCGTGCCGTCCTGCGGAGGCACAAGGGACAAAGCCAGCTGCAACTGGCGTTTGGACAGGTTGTTCTGCACCCGCTTCTGGCAACGCTTGAACATGGCGGCACGACGCATTCGCTTCGCAACCGTGAGCTTCGCCTGCTTGAGGTCTTCTTCAATTCTCCGGAAATCTATTTCACAAAGGAGCAGCTTACCGACCGGCTTTTCTCGATCTCGGAATCGGTGACCGAGAACGCCATAGAGGTCTATATCGGCCGCTTGAGGAAGAAACTCGCCGGCAGTGACGCACGGATCGAGACCGTTCGCGGCATCGGATACAGGCTCGTTTCGACATGA
- a CDS encoding LysE family translocator, protein MLTFAAAVFLLIITPGPGVLSTAGVGAAHGWRQGLFYVGGLCAGTNLVSFAVISGLAAIILAEPVVRTVLMFASAGYLGYLALRIALAGARITFIQTTAPGFLAGLTLQFINPKAYAVNTTLFSGFAFYPQSFAIETGLKLLIVNVIWLPLHLLWLYAGVRLNSLNLQPGTQRLINLGMALCLIGVVILSVWSVLQLPVATTP, encoded by the coding sequence ATGCTCACCTTCGCCGCCGCGGTCTTTCTGCTGATCATCACACCTGGTCCGGGCGTTCTGTCGACAGCCGGTGTTGGCGCGGCACATGGATGGCGCCAGGGATTGTTCTATGTTGGCGGCCTGTGTGCCGGCACCAACCTTGTCAGTTTTGCGGTGATTTCCGGGCTTGCCGCGATAATATTGGCAGAACCTGTCGTACGCACGGTGCTGATGTTTGCCTCTGCAGGCTATCTTGGCTATCTGGCACTGCGGATTGCACTGGCAGGTGCCAGAATAACCTTTATCCAGACAACGGCCCCTGGCTTTCTTGCCGGATTGACACTGCAATTCATCAATCCGAAAGCCTATGCGGTGAACACAACCCTGTTCAGTGGCTTTGCCTTCTATCCGCAGAGTTTTGCCATTGAAACCGGGCTGAAACTGCTGATCGTGAATGTCATCTGGCTGCCGCTGCACCTGCTATGGCTTTATGCGGGAGTCAGGCTCAACAGTCTCAATCTGCAACCGGGAACACAAAGGCTGATCAATCTTGGTATGGCGCTATGCCTGATCGGCGTGGTGATATTGTCGGTATGGTCGGTCCTGCAACTGCCGGTTGCAACGACGCCCTGA
- a CDS encoding glycine cleavage T C-terminal barrel domain-containing protein, with amino-acid sequence MTSSQPGSDRTFQKFSFGTQVRKSPYSDAALRWGAQGFSVYNHMYIPRDFGDPVQNFWNLVNDAILCDVAVERQVEITGPDAARFTQFLCCRDLSTCEVGQCKYVLITDQDGGIINDPILLKLGENHFWLSIGDSDVLLWAKGVAATAGMDVQVCEPDVSPLQLQGPKSRDILQAAFGDAPAELKYYRFMEYDWDGVPLIISRTGWSSELGYEIFLRDGAHGDRLWDYLMETGGPMGLHPGHTSSIRRIEAAMLSYHADMTLRNNPFELGMDRLVDLDMEADFVSKAALTRLRAEGVSQYQVGLEFDGPPIAGSNDEFWPVNLDGTNIGYVTSAVYSPRLEKNIALGLVAAGHAQVGTEAVIDMGGQSRGCRIVPKPFYDPKKTLAAKG; translated from the coding sequence ATGACATCTTCCCAGCCAGGCAGCGATCGCACATTCCAGAAATTCAGCTTTGGCACGCAGGTGCGCAAATCACCCTATTCCGATGCAGCATTGCGGTGGGGCGCGCAGGGGTTTTCGGTCTATAATCACATGTATATCCCGCGCGACTTCGGGGATCCGGTGCAGAATTTCTGGAACCTGGTCAATGACGCCATTCTTTGTGATGTGGCGGTGGAACGTCAGGTCGAAATCACCGGACCGGATGCGGCAAGATTCACCCAGTTCCTGTGCTGCCGCGATCTTTCAACCTGCGAGGTCGGGCAATGTAAATATGTGCTGATCACGGATCAGGATGGCGGCATCATCAATGACCCGATCCTGCTGAAACTTGGCGAGAACCATTTTTGGCTGTCAATTGGTGACAGTGATGTGCTGCTCTGGGCAAAAGGCGTTGCCGCGACAGCCGGCATGGATGTTCAGGTGTGCGAGCCCGACGTGTCACCACTGCAACTTCAGGGGCCCAAATCACGCGATATCCTGCAGGCGGCATTTGGCGACGCGCCGGCCGAACTGAAATATTACCGGTTCATGGAATATGACTGGGATGGCGTGCCGTTGATCATTTCACGCACAGGATGGTCGAGTGAGCTTGGATATGAAATCTTCCTTCGCGACGGCGCGCATGGCGACAGGCTGTGGGACTATCTGATGGAAACAGGCGGCCCGATGGGGCTGCATCCCGGCCATACGTCCAGTATCCGCCGGATTGAAGCAGCGATGCTGTCCTATCATGCTGATATGACCCTGCGGAACAATCCCTTCGAACTTGGCATGGACAGGCTTGTCGATCTTGACATGGAGGCCGATTTTGTCAGCAAGGCCGCGTTGACCAGGCTCAGGGCGGAGGGTGTCAGCCAGTATCAGGTCGGGCTTGAATTCGACGGGCCGCCAATCGCCGGTTCGAATGACGAGTTCTGGCCTGTAAATCTCGATGGCACCAATATCGGCTATGTCACATCGGCGGTCTATTCGCCGCGTCTTGAAAAGAACATTGCGCTCGGCCTTGTGGCGGCCGGGCACGCACAGGTCGGGACAGAGGCTGTCATCGACATGGGCGGTCAATCCCGCGGATGCCGGATTGTTCCCAAGCCGTTCTATGATCCGAAAAAGACGCTGGCGGCAAAGGGCTGA
- a CDS encoding ABC transporter substrate-binding protein — translation MRFTVIIAALICWWGPATGMTIELERRFGAEQAKEDFTILSSTDIELFAPVIEAFVAARPNVAIQYVLASSRDIYSEIGTGGAQYDLVISSAMDLQMKLVNDGHAGSFESPVTADLPDWAIWRNQLFGFAVEPIVLVVSRRDFAALPTPSSRRHFLEIIRSNPAIFRDRLMTYDVNLSGTGFLFATQDARQSDTFWRLSEVMGSMGTRVSCCSGEMLARVESGEMAAAYNVVGSYAQARAAKHGNIKVVHLEDYTNILLRTAFIPRRSPKSRQAGEFLDFLLSRRGQVILEQQGGLPSIFNSSIVEITNAKPIGLNTGLLVYLDRLKRENFLREWNAALVQ, via the coding sequence ATGCGCTTCACTGTCATTATTGCGGCCCTGATCTGCTGGTGGGGACCGGCGACAGGCATGACAATCGAGCTGGAACGGCGCTTCGGCGCTGAACAGGCGAAGGAAGACTTCACCATCCTGTCCTCGACGGATATCGAGCTGTTCGCGCCCGTCATCGAGGCATTCGTAGCTGCAAGACCGAATGTCGCGATCCAGTATGTCCTGGCATCAAGCCGCGACATCTATTCCGAGATCGGTACCGGCGGTGCGCAGTATGATTTGGTCATTTCCTCTGCCATGGACCTGCAGATGAAACTGGTCAATGATGGCCATGCTGGCAGTTTTGAAAGCCCTGTAACGGCGGATCTTCCAGACTGGGCCATATGGCGCAACCAGCTTTTCGGGTTCGCCGTCGAACCAATTGTTCTGGTTGTGTCACGCCGGGATTTCGCCGCGCTACCGACGCCCTCCAGCCGTCGCCATTTCCTCGAAATAATCAGGTCAAATCCAGCGATCTTCCGTGATCGGCTGATGACCTATGATGTCAACCTTTCCGGCACTGGATTTCTGTTTGCCACCCAGGATGCCCGGCAGTCCGACACGTTCTGGCGGTTGTCCGAGGTCATGGGGTCGATGGGAACCAGAGTGTCCTGCTGCTCGGGAGAGATGCTGGCCCGCGTCGAGAGTGGCGAGATGGCCGCAGCCTACAATGTTGTTGGATCCTATGCACAGGCCCGCGCCGCCAAACACGGCAATATCAAGGTGGTGCATCTCGAGGACTACACCAACATCCTGCTTCGCACCGCCTTCATTCCCCGCCGCAGCCCGAAATCCCGTCAAGCTGGCGAGTTCCTGGACTTCCTGCTCAGTCGCAGAGGTCAGGTCATCCTTGAACAACAGGGAGGCCTGCCGTCGATTTTCAACAGTTCGATAGTTGAAATCACAAATGCAAAGCCGATTGGCCTCAACACCGGATTACTGGTCTATCTGGATAGGTTAAAGCGGGAAAACTTTCTTCGTGAATGGAACGCTGCGCTTGTTCAGTAA
- a CDS encoding sensor histidine kinase N-terminal domain-containing protein → MIRPSTVQLSLRNRLLVIFAILVAMFSLVLFVSMRTLTGQAVSAAQDGLLKAAAVSILEKVRISDGALFFDLPYDTFTILGSIGEDRIFYRIDANSGFLTGYEDLPVSNSYGDERTPSFASIDYKGEILRVAAIEKPVLVEGQSIRIRVLIGQTSNFQAQLLSRLTENLLIIVVSFCLFAWLLAALTVNSMLNPIRRLADAVGRRGPNDLRQVEHPTPQELAPLMTALNDFISRLSGALKQTEIFIAEAAHHIRTPLATVKSEGELALRKARTPENRAHLRNIVRSVEQANRSATQLLDHAMVLYRMEQPARRKVGLLQCVNDMVSSFAPSAELRDIEIIVDSDISQGLELYLDQTLLETALRNLLDNALKYSTAETTVSISLNAFSDSCRISVRNRPATMIGIDPELMMKRFSRGANATDVVGSGLGLAIVREVMMALGGTLEIEFEKGGQLCASLSLLRP, encoded by the coding sequence ATGATCCGACCCTCGACAGTACAGCTGTCGCTTCGCAACCGGTTGCTGGTGATCTTCGCCATTCTGGTGGCCATGTTCTCGCTGGTTCTGTTCGTCTCCATGCGAACTCTTACCGGCCAGGCGGTGAGCGCGGCACAGGACGGCCTGCTGAAGGCCGCGGCGGTCAGCATTCTGGAAAAGGTCAGGATCAGCGATGGCGCTCTGTTTTTTGACCTTCCCTATGACACCTTCACAATCCTCGGCTCGATCGGTGAAGATCGCATCTTTTACCGGATTGATGCCAATTCGGGATTTCTGACCGGCTATGAGGATCTTCCGGTATCGAATTCCTATGGTGATGAAAGAACACCTAGCTTTGCGTCGATTGACTATAAGGGAGAGATATTGCGGGTGGCGGCAATCGAAAAACCCGTGCTTGTGGAAGGGCAAAGTATTCGTATCCGCGTCCTTATCGGCCAGACATCGAATTTCCAGGCTCAACTGCTTTCAAGGCTGACAGAAAACCTGCTGATCATCGTGGTGAGTTTCTGTCTTTTTGCCTGGCTTCTGGCGGCGCTGACGGTGAATTCGATGCTCAATCCCATTCGACGGCTTGCTGATGCTGTTGGCAGACGCGGGCCAAATGACCTTCGCCAGGTAGAGCATCCCACGCCGCAGGAACTGGCACCCCTGATGACAGCGCTCAATGACTTCATTTCGCGGCTTAGTGGCGCTCTCAAGCAGACCGAAATCTTCATCGCGGAGGCAGCGCACCATATCCGCACCCCACTTGCAACGGTGAAGTCGGAAGGTGAACTCGCCCTGCGCAAAGCTCGGACGCCGGAAAACCGGGCGCATCTTCGCAATATTGTCAGATCGGTCGAACAGGCCAATCGTTCGGCAACCCAACTGCTTGATCACGCCATGGTGCTGTACCGGATGGAACAGCCCGCGCGGCGCAAGGTAGGCCTGCTTCAATGTGTCAACGACATGGTTTCCAGCTTTGCACCTTCGGCCGAGCTGCGTGACATCGAGATCATTGTCGACAGCGACATTTCACAGGGACTGGAACTGTATCTTGACCAGACACTTCTGGAAACGGCATTGCGCAATCTGCTCGACAACGCGCTGAAATATTCCACTGCCGAGACAACGGTCTCGATCAGCCTGAATGCCTTTTCAGACAGCTGCAGGATTTCTGTTCGAAACCGGCCAGCAACGATGATTGGAATCGATCCAGAGTTGATGATGAAAAGGTTCAGCCGCGGCGCAAACGCCACCGATGTTGTCGGGTCGGGTCTAGGGCTGGCCATTGTGCGCGAGGTAATGATGGCGCTTGGAGGCACATTGGAGATCGAGTTCGAAAAAGGGGGACAACTATGCGCTTCACTGTCATTATTGCGGCCCTGA
- the yaaA gene encoding peroxide stress protein YaaA yields the protein MLVVISPAKKLDMNPDDRSPVTAPAFAADAETLAGVARDLTHDDLRSLMSISPALAALNAERFAAFGTQPVKAAALAFAGDTYQGLEAPTLDDDEMAWAQNHLRILSGLYGVLRPMDAIEPYRLEMGSRLKTEKGASLYEYWGGRLAEALNAQAAAVGSQALVNCASQEYFAAVDRDVLEIPVITPVFKEIKDGKSRIVSFFAKKARGAMARHIVQNRLTDPADLKSFSVGGYQYVAEASDSATMVFERDHPDS from the coding sequence ATGCTGGTTGTTATTTCACCCGCCAAAAAGCTGGATATGAACCCGGATGACCGATCTCCGGTCACGGCACCTGCCTTTGCCGCTGATGCCGAAACGCTGGCAGGTGTGGCCCGTGACCTTACCCATGATGATTTGCGGTCATTGATGTCGATCAGCCCGGCGCTTGCGGCGCTCAATGCGGAGAGGTTTGCTGCTTTTGGAACACAGCCGGTGAAGGCTGCGGCGCTGGCCTTCGCAGGTGACACCTATCAGGGCCTGGAGGCACCTACGCTGGATGACGATGAAATGGCGTGGGCACAGAATCATTTGCGGATTCTTTCCGGTCTTTACGGCGTGTTGCGGCCGATGGATGCCATCGAGCCCTACCGGCTCGAAATGGGCAGCAGGCTGAAGACCGAGAAGGGGGCATCGCTCTATGAATATTGGGGAGGGCGGCTTGCCGAGGCGCTGAACGCCCAGGCAGCAGCTGTCGGATCACAGGCGCTGGTAAATTGCGCAAGCCAGGAATATTTCGCGGCGGTTGACCGTGATGTTCTGGAAATCCCGGTCATTACGCCTGTCTTCAAGGAAATCAAGGATGGTAAATCCAGGATTGTCAGCTTCTTTGCGAAGAAGGCGCGCGGTGCCATGGCTAGGCACATTGTTCAGAACCGGCTGACAGATCCGGCCGACCTGAAGTCGTTTTCGGTCGGGGGCTATCAATATGTCGCAGAGGCGTCTGACAGCGCGACGATGGTATTCGAACGAGACCATCCCGACAGCTGA
- a CDS encoding Bug family tripartite tricarboxylate transporter substrate binding protein gives MKHILKLSLAAVFSVGLSAQSFAAECIAPANPGGGWDFTCRTITKIMSDIGAYDGSIQVTNMAGGGGGLAFTHVVNERNSDADLIVAASTATATRLAQNAYSGMTADQVRFLGAIGADPGVIVVAKDSPYQNLNDLLDAVIADPSKHAFAGGSAAGGFDHLKVLMALKRKGFTDIKKVKYIGVDGDADAITQTVGGFTSAMTGDISGVVGFIKSGDVRVLASFTEERIPGFENIPTAREQGVDVIAVNWRGLYTPKGASEASYKQWTEALRKVGASSEWKEAMVANGLAPFNMVGGDFQSYVDGVIGEVRSMSVELGVMK, from the coding sequence ATGAAACATATCCTGAAACTGTCACTTGCCGCCGTCTTCAGCGTCGGCCTGAGTGCGCAGTCATTTGCTGCCGAGTGTATTGCACCGGCAAACCCCGGGGGTGGATGGGACTTTACCTGCCGGACAATCACCAAGATCATGTCTGACATCGGTGCCTATGACGGCTCGATTCAGGTTACCAACATGGCTGGTGGCGGCGGTGGACTCGCCTTCACCCATGTCGTTAACGAGCGTAACAGTGACGCCGACCTGATTGTCGCCGCCTCGACCGCAACGGCGACACGGCTCGCGCAAAACGCCTATTCCGGCATGACTGCCGATCAGGTGCGCTTCCTTGGTGCCATCGGTGCCGATCCCGGCGTCATCGTGGTGGCAAAAGATTCGCCCTACCAGAACCTGAACGATCTTCTTGACGCGGTGATCGCAGATCCGTCGAAGCATGCCTTCGCTGGTGGATCCGCTGCCGGTGGCTTTGACCATCTGAAGGTTCTGATGGCGCTGAAGCGCAAGGGCTTCACCGACATCAAGAAGGTAAAATATATCGGTGTTGATGGAGATGCCGACGCCATTACCCAGACTGTTGGTGGTTTCACCAGCGCGATGACCGGTGACATCTCGGGTGTTGTTGGTTTCATCAAGTCCGGTGACGTGCGGGTTCTGGCCTCTTTCACCGAAGAGCGGATCCCCGGTTTTGAGAACATCCCGACAGCACGAGAACAGGGCGTTGATGTGATCGCGGTGAACTGGCGCGGTCTTTACACCCCGAAAGGTGCGTCCGAAGCGTCCTACAAGCAGTGGACCGAAGCCCTTCGCAAGGTTGGTGCCTCTTCCGAGTGGAAGGAGGCCATGGTCGCCAATGGTCTGGCCCCGTTCAACATGGTTGGCGGTGACTTCCAGTCCTATGTCGACGGCGTGATCGGTGAGGTCCGCTCCATGTCGGTCGAACTTGGCGTTATGAAGTAA
- a CDS encoding BCCT family transporter — MNKQTDSTGNSKPEPRQDPDPRAWGKTKHTLGDSNIRPLGLDIHNPVFLISSVVIAAFVLIALANQDATAAFFGWLRPWLTSTFDWFLVLSVDAITLFCLVLIFHPVGKVRIGGKDAKPDYSYTGWIAIMFAAGIGIGLLFFGVLEPVYYNFSEGGAARPLDIDITENEYIGVVGTIHHWGLEGWAVYAAVGLSLGIFSYNLGYPLTLRSAFVPLLGERVWGAWGHAIDTAAVFATLFGLTTSLGLGAGQVAAGLNEIFGIAPSPTVTVLLIIGITAIALGSVMLGMDAGVKRLSEINMIMAVCLFIFVILATGFVAAIGRYVTVMVDYVALLPALSNPFGREDTSYFHGWTTFYWAWWIAWSPFVGMFIARISKGRTVREFVLCALIAPTLVCALWMSTFGGAAIDMLNAGGAEGVKATVIDAYKPEGALFGLLKELPLYGVVAPIALVLIVIFFVTSSDSGSLVIDTITAGGKMDAPVVQRVFWCTLEGLVAIALLLGGGLNALQGAAVSTGIPFTIVILVMCYCLWLALKRERSKL; from the coding sequence ATGAACAAACAGACAGACAGCACGGGAAACAGCAAGCCGGAGCCGAGGCAGGATCCGGACCCGCGGGCATGGGGCAAAACCAAGCATACGCTTGGCGACAGCAATATTCGGCCCCTCGGCCTCGATATTCACAATCCGGTCTTTCTGATCTCCAGCGTGGTCATTGCCGCTTTTGTGCTGATTGCGCTTGCCAATCAGGATGCGACAGCGGCCTTTTTCGGCTGGCTGCGCCCGTGGCTGACCAGTACCTTTGACTGGTTCCTTGTCCTGTCTGTCGACGCCATAACCCTGTTCTGCCTTGTCCTGATCTTTCACCCTGTTGGCAAGGTCAGGATCGGCGGCAAGGATGCCAAGCCCGATTATTCCTACACCGGTTGGATCGCGATTATGTTTGCCGCCGGCATTGGCATCGGTCTGCTGTTCTTCGGTGTTCTGGAACCTGTTTATTACAATTTCTCGGAAGGCGGCGCGGCACGCCCCCTTGACATCGACATTACCGAGAATGAATATATCGGCGTGGTGGGCACAATACATCACTGGGGACTGGAAGGATGGGCTGTCTATGCCGCCGTTGGCCTGTCACTGGGAATCTTCAGCTATAACCTTGGCTATCCGTTGACGCTGCGGTCCGCCTTTGTGCCACTGCTTGGCGAACGCGTCTGGGGCGCCTGGGGACACGCCATTGATACAGCCGCTGTCTTTGCCACCCTGTTTGGCCTGACCACATCACTCGGCCTTGGTGCCGGCCAGGTTGCTGCCGGCCTCAACGAGATCTTCGGCATCGCGCCAAGCCCGACTGTGACTGTACTGCTGATCATCGGTATTACGGCGATTGCGCTTGGATCGGTGATGCTTGGCATGGATGCCGGGGTCAAACGCCTGTCCGAGATCAATATGATCATGGCTGTATGCCTGTTCATCTTTGTCATTCTGGCCACCGGCTTTGTTGCCGCGATTGGCAGATATGTCACCGTAATGGTGGATTACGTCGCGTTGCTGCCAGCCCTCTCCAACCCGTTCGGACGCGAGGACACCAGCTATTTCCATGGCTGGACAACATTCTACTGGGCCTGGTGGATTGCATGGTCGCCCTTTGTCGGCATGTTCATTGCGCGTATTTCCAAGGGCAGGACTGTGCGCGAGTTTGTGCTGTGTGCGCTGATTGCACCGACACTTGTCTGCGCGCTGTGGATGTCAACATTCGGTGGTGCCGCCATCGACATGCTGAATGCCGGTGGCGCGGAAGGGGTCAAGGCGACGGTCATTGATGCCTACAAGCCCGAAGGCGCACTGTTTGGATTGTTGAAAGAACTACCGTTATACGGTGTTGTCGCGCCGATCGCGCTGGTGCTGATTGTGATCTTCTTCGTGACGTCGTCTGATTCCGGGTCGCTTGTCATCGACACCATTACTGCCGGCGGTAAGATGGACGCGCCGGTCGTTCAGCGTGTTTTCTGGTGCACCCTTGAAGGGCTGGTCGCCATTGCCCTGCTTCTTGGCGGCGGCCTGAACGCGCTGCAGGGGGCAGCGGTGTCAACCGGCATTCCCTTTACCATAGTGATTCTTGTGATGTGCTATTGCCTCTGGCTGGCCCTGAAACGAGAACGCTCGAAACTGTAG
- a CDS encoding nuclear transport factor 2 family protein, whose amino-acid sequence MERVETALIQHECMQLILRYSYLNDLGDWHGLAATFTEDATFTRPSAPDDIIHGRSDILQSFLARKSGKTVHIVTNIMVTALSLIEATSRCTIQLFPATPNAEDEIASHSRETPLIGGSSDRFRLESGQWLFSERRGYLTIK is encoded by the coding sequence ATGGAACGCGTTGAAACGGCATTGATCCAGCATGAATGCATGCAGCTGATCCTTCGTTATTCGTACCTCAATGATCTTGGCGACTGGCATGGCCTTGCCGCGACATTCACCGAAGACGCCACCTTCACCCGTCCGTCGGCGCCTGATGATATCATCCACGGCCGCAGTGACATTCTGCAGAGCTTTCTTGCCCGAAAGTCAGGCAAGACGGTCCATATTGTGACCAACATCATGGTCACAGCCCTGTCGTTGATTGAGGCGACGTCGCGTTGTACGATTCAATTGTTTCCGGCAACACCCAACGCGGAGGATGAGATCGCGTCCCATAGCCGCGAGACGCCTTTGATTGGCGGGTCTTCTGACCGGTTCCGCCTTGAAAGCGGCCAGTGGCTGTTTTCAGAACGGCGTGGATATCTGACAATCAAATGA